GGTGTTATCTTGCGCGACAAGCCCGGCAAGTACTTACTACGGTAATCGAATAATTCTTTCCCCTTTTTTATTTCGGTTGGAGGAAGTGCAATTGCTGCTTTTCCGCTAGCACCCATTTCGTTTTGTAGCACAATACAACTAAACTCACGTCCTTCAATAAATCCTTCCACCACCACTCGCTCATCTGCATCAAGCGACTCGATGCGTAAGTTTTCGCCTTCGTTTAGGTGTGTGTTAAGATACTCTATCAAATCAGCCGGATGGTATATTTTTACTTCTCCAATTTTTACAGGAATACCTATGCCTTCGCGGATATCGCTAAGGCTGTGAATAAATTCGGATTTATCCCAATCATTGAGTTTGCCCCAATCGTTAAAATCGATTTCATGAATGAAAAAGCTTTTGTTGACTGCCTTTCTAAACTCCGCTTCATTGGCAGCATTCATAATACTTACTCCAATTGAAGAGCCTTGTGTAGATGCCTTAATCACACAAGGAAAATGAATCTGCGATTTTGCTTTTTCGTAGTATTCGTGCTGCTTTCCTTTGAGCCAATCCGCTCTATCAATCACAAAAAAATCAGGACTTGCAAATCCGGCTGCTTGCATTAATTGCTTTTGTAGCGCTTTATCGATTCCAATTTTTGATGGCTCAATTCCGGAGCCCGAATATGGGATATCCACCGATTGAAGCAATTCCTGCACTTTTCCATCTTCCCCATAAGGGCCATGCAAACACAAAAAAGCGAAATCGAAATACTGTTTAAACTCTTTTGGTTCGATGCGTACCCCGAGGGTATCAATCAATTGCTCCTGTTCCTTTAAAGTTAAATCACCCAAGCTTTCGGCATAAATTTGAAATTCGCCTGAAGTTGCTGGGATATGGCTTGCGGGAGGATAAAAATCACGTATGCTGCCTTTGTACACAAACTCCCAATTAAGGAGTATAAAATTCCCAAAACTATCAACAAACAAAGGAACCGGCTCAAAAAGTGCCTTGTTTAAATTATCATATACGGTACGGCCGCCGGCAAAGGAAATTTCGCGCTCCTTGCTGAATCCACCAAAAACGATTGCTGTTCTTATCTTCATAGGGTAAAAAAACGTGTAAAGATAATTAATGTGAAGGGATTTTCAAGTTGTAAATTTTGCGGGTAAAAAGGGCTTTAATCAAACTAAAGTTTAATTGAAAATAATGAAATAGTTACTTAGCTGTGTGCGAAAAAGTTCAATCAAAAAAGCTTCTCTGCAAATCCGTATGCTTGCAGGGAAGTATTCCTTTGGAGTGCAAATGCTTCCTGTTTCAAAAAACAAAATGAAATAAGTTGCTTCTAATAGTCCTATAAATAAAAAACCCACAAAGCTAGGCTTCGTGGGCACTGTGTGGTGCAGAAAATAAAAAAAGATAAGTTATTGCTTAACCACCTTAAAGGTTTGTTTGCGTGGTTCACCTAATTCTAAAAAATAAAGTCCACTTGAAAGTGTATTTACCTGAATACTATTTTCGTTATCAGAAATGTATCCACTTAAAACATTTCTTCCGGAGTTGTCTGATATTTTGTATACTTCATTCTGTAAAGATTTTTCGGTTCTGATATATAGTTTATCGTTGAAAGGATTGGGGTAAGGAAACCAACCAAAAGGATCTTTCAGTTCCTCAGACATTGTTGCAATACCTGTAAGCACCCATAATTCACGCCCATAAGTTCCCGGATTGGACATTGAAAATATATAATTTCCATTCACTAAATTCCACTGTCCAATTCCATTGGAAGTTCCTCCAATGTTTGATGCCTTTACCGTCCCTATTGCTGTTCCATCGGTTTTCCAAAGCTCATAATTGGTTCCATTGTTGGTAGCAACAAAAAACATTGTGCTTCCGTTTGAATAACTGAAATCATTGGCAGTATTTATACCAGAACCCGTTCCGGCATTTATATTACTTAAAAAACTTGTTCCGGCAAGCGTTCCATCTGTTACATAGAGCTCTCTTCCAACGGTACTGGAATTACTCATCGAAAAAACAAACTTTCCATTTACTTCATTCCATTGTCCAATTCCATTGGAAGTCCCACCTTGGTTGGTAAGTTTTATGGTTCCCGCGGTGGTGCCATCGGTTTTCCATAGTTCATAGGTTGTTCCATTGTTTGTTGCTACAAAATACATAGTGCTACCATTTGAGTAACTGAAATCAATGGAAGTATTTATACCAGAACCCGCTCCGGCATTTATATTACTTAATAAACTTGTTCCGGCAAGCGTTCCATCTGTTACATAGAGCTCTCTTCCAACTGTATTGGAATTACTCATCGAAAAAACATATTTACCATTTACAGCATTCCATTGTCCAATTCCATTGGAAGTCCCACCTTGGTTGGTAAGTTTTATGGTTCCCGCGGTGGTGCCATCGGTTTTCCATAGTTCATAGGTTGTTCCATTGTTTGTTGCTACAAAATACATAGTGCTACCATTTGAGTAACTGAAATCAATGGAAGTATTTATACCAGAACCCGCTCCGGCATTTATATTACTTAATAAACTTGTTCCGGCAAGCGTTCCATCTGTTACATAGAGCTCTCTTCCAACTGTATTGGAATTACTCATCGAAAAAACATATTTACCATTTACAGCATTCCATTGTCCAATTCCATTGGAAGTCCCACCTTGGTTGGTAAGTTTTATGGTTCCCGCGGTGGTGCCATCGGTTTTCCATAGTTCATAGGTTGTTCCATTGTTTGTTGCTACAAAATACATAGTGCTACCATTTGAGTAACTGAAATCAATGGAAGTATTTATACCAGAACCCGCTCCGGCATTTATATTACTTAATAAACTTGTTCCGGCAAGCGTTCCATCTGTTACATAGAGCTCTCTTCCAACTGTATTGGAATTACTCATCGAAAAACATATTTACCATTTACAGCATTCCATTGTCCAATTCCATTGGAAGTCCCACCTTGGTTGGTAAGTTTTATGGTTCCCGCGGTGGTGCCATCGGTTTTCCATAGTTCATAGGTTGTTCCATTGTTTGTTGCTACAAAATACATAGTGCTACCATTTGAGTAACTGAAATCAATGGAAGTATTTATACCAGAACCCGCTCCGGCATTTATATTACTTAATAAACTTGTTCCGGCAAGCGTTCCATCTGTTACATAGAGCTCTCTTCCAACTGTATTGGAATTACTCATCGAAAAAACATATTTACCATTTACAGCATTCCATTGTCCAATTCCATTGGAAGTCCCACCTTGGTTGGTAAGTTTTATGGTTCCCGCAGTGGTGCCATCGGTTTTCCACAGTTCGTAGGTTGTTCCGTTATCCGTAGCAACAAAATAGGTAATGTTTCCGACAGAATAGCTAAAATCGTTAGCCGCATTAATACCTGACCCGGTTCCCAAATTAATATCCTTTAGCAAGGTAGCCATTTGAGCCTTAATCTCACTGCAACATAGGAGTATGGAAAATATAATAAGAAAACTATTTTTTTTCATATTTGGAATTTTTAGCGATAAAAACAAATATCGGACTAATCGATTAATAAATCCTTACCAATTAATAAGTTTTTATCACTCATTGGAAAGTAATTACATTCATTGGATTCTTGCTGAGGAGCTAGCTTCGTGCGCAAAGTGGAATTTATTGTTTAAAACTTTTGCAGCAAAAACGGCGGTAAGTTGATACCTCTAATTGATTCTTATTTTCTAGATAATGTCTTATCAAAATAATTTTTTTACGAAACTTATTTCTGCTAAATCCAAACTATATGCAAATGAACTTGCAATGTTTCTTTTATCAAATAACTAATGATAATGGAAAAAATGCTTGAGGAAAAATAGTTGTGCGAGGATAAAAAAAAATCCCCTCGAATTCGAGAGGATTTTTTATGCTAATTATTTAGATTTTACTCCACCACCAATTTTTTATGCACTTGTGTATTGTTTACCTGTGCTTCCACCGTATAAATTCCTGAAGCGAATGTAAGCTCAGGTTTAATGTTCGCTGTGCTTTCGCTGCCCGCTTCAATTTTTGCTTGATAAACCAGTTTACCTTGTAAGTCAAAAATGCGCAAAGCAATTTCTGTTGGACCATTCATTAATCCACTAAAACTCAACGACACTTCATTTCCTTTACATGGGTTTGCCAAGATGTTTAATTCTACACCCGTTTGCTCCTCAGCTAAGTTATTAATTTCAGCATCTGAATAACGCGGAATAACTGCAGGTGTAACAACTGTGCAGGCAGGCCCTTCGGCGCTCCATACTCCTCCGGTATTTGAAGCTACCGCAACGGAGTACGTAGTACTGGGAAGCATATTTTGCACGCCGCAACATCCATAGGTTCTTGAAAATTGCCACATGGTATTGGAGTTAAAATTATAGAAGGTTTTATTGTAGCCTGCCGGTCCGGTAACATGGTAGCTGTACATAGATGCTCCCGGTACTGCTGTTACAAAAACATTTGAACTAAAAGTAGGAAGCAAATAGCTGCTACAATAAGCAGGTTGCAAGGAAGTGAGCGGTGTAGCAGGAGTAGTAACGGTGCACACTGCGCCATAGGCTCCAAAAGCGTTTCCAATTTTTGGACTAACTTCCACATCGTAGGTTGTGGAATAGCGTATTCCATTTCCTCCAACAGTCGGTACCCAACTCAAGCGATAATCGGTATTCCCTGAGTTTCGGTAAACCACAGTGGATAAACCTTGACCAACATTGGAAATACGGTATTGATAGTTACTTGCACCCGGCACTGGTACACTAAAAATTTGATCGGAGAGGCTTGTTACACTTGTATTACATGATGTTGGTACTACCAATTGAGTAGCCGGAGTAGCACCAACGGTAACTGTACAAACCGGGCCAAAAGTTCCCCAAACACCCGGCAGTGTTTGTGTTCGACCCACCAGGGCACGCACTTGTACATCGTACGTATACCCATACAATAAGGTAGGAATACTATTATCGTGCGCCCACACTAAGCGATAATCGCGATTGGAATTCATTCTTCTCCAGTTGTGATCATAAGCTTGTGCAACATTCACAATGCGGTATTCATAATCGTTGGCACCATGAATTACATCGCTAAAAAGTTGTGTATTTAAATCGGTTATAATACTGTTACAGGAGCCCACACTGAGTTGTGTTGTAGGGAATGGACCAAGAGTTACATTGCAAATTGGTCCGTAGGAATACCAAAGACCACCCACTTTAGCAGAAATTGAAACTTTATAAGTATTTCCAAACAGCACTCCCGGAGCCCACATCATACGAAAATCATTTGCCGGTTGATTACGGTTAAATGTGTTGTTAAAACTCAAGCCAACATTCACTACTTTATATCTATAATCAGTAGCACCGGGAATAGTTGTAATAAAAATTTGATCATACAATGTTCCTAAAGTAGTGCCACATGAACCTAAGGTTAAGGAGGTAATGTAATTAATACTGGTATTTAATAAAACCGTAAAATTACTGTTGTTATAATTAGCAACTAATAAATCACTTTTTGAATCGGCGTTAACCAATGCGCTCACAATTCCGGAAGAACCCACACCCGAAAATTGATTTACTGCAGTTGCGAAAGTTCCATCCTGATTATTAATAAATACCGAAACGGTAGCTGAAGTAGCATTGGCAACAGCAATGTCGGCATAGCCATCTAAATCATAATCGGCTGTAGTAACGCTATAGGGTAAAATACCGGTACTGTAATTCACCGTTGAAGCAAATGAACCGGCACCATTTCCAATCAGCACCGACATATTATTTGATCCGCTATTGGCAACTGTAATATCGGCATTTCCATCGGCATTAAAATCAGCAGTGCTAATGTCATAGGTAAAAGTACCCACTGCAAAATTAGTAACAGCGCCAAAAGAACCAGCTCCATTACCTAGGCGCACCGATACATTTCCGGCATCGTAATTAGCGGTGGCAATATCTAAAAAGGTATCGTTATTAAAATCACCTTTAGTAACACTGTTAGGGCCCAAGGCGGTAGAAAAATTTACACGTGCTGCAAACGAACCCAAGCCATTACCGGCATAAAAAGAAAATGTATTGTCAGAATAATTTGTCACTACAACATCCGCAGCTAAATCGCCATTAAAATCACCTGTAACAATACCGGTAGGGAAATTACCAGTTGCAAAATTCACTGCGGCAGCAAAGGAGCCTGCTCCATTACCAATCAGCAGTGATAAGGTATTGCTTCCTGAATTAGTTACCACAACGTCCATTTTGGTATCACCGTTAAAATCGGCCACAGCAATAGCAAATGGATTGGTGCCGACAGCAAAATTCGAATTGGTTCCAAAACCACCTAATCCATCACCGGCCAGGAAGGAAACGCTGTTATTATCGAAATTACAAGTCACTACATCCAATTTAGAATCGCCATTAAAATCAGCAGATTCTAAATCTAAAGTACCTTGTGCACCTTTATAATTTGGTGCTGCTACTAACTTTCCTGCGGTGGCACCCAACATCATCGAAACAGATCCGCTGGCATAATTCACGATTGCATAATCCAATTTCGAATCGGCATTAAAATCATGTGAAATTACGCGAAAGGGATTTGCTCCTGTGGAATATCTCGGTTGTTCGGTAAAAGAGCCTAATCCATTTCCAAATAAAAGAGAAAGCGAATTACTGCTATAATTAGTTACTGCTAAATCCAATTTTCCATCTGCATTTGCATCCGCAATATCAATTCCGGTGGGTGCTGTACCAACATCAAAATTAGTGGCAGCGCCAAATGTTCCATTGCCATTGCCAAGCATAACCGAAGCTTTTGCGGCGGTAGAACACACAATTATTAAATCGATATTTAAATCACCGTTCACATCCGCTGCAGCGCCAGAAAATGGGCCGGCAAGTGTAGCAACATTAGAAGCAGCGCCAAATGTTCCGGTACCGGTTCCCAATAAAATGGAAAAATTATTTGATGTCGTATTGCAACTTACTAAATCTAAAAAAGTATCCCCGTTAAAATCATACACCAGCACATGAATAGGTTGGGTTCCGGTAGCATAATTTACGGCTGCCGAAAAAGAACCTAAGCCATTTCCAAGCAATACCGAAAGGTTATTGGCAGTGCTGTTTGCGCTAACTACATCCAAGTTGCCATCACCATTAAAATCGCCCGTTGCAACAAACGCCGGTCGAGTACCTGTTGCAAAACTAACAGCAGCATTAAAAGTTCCACTGCCTGTTCCACTTAAAAATGAAATGTTGTCACTTAAAAAATTAGCAGTAACAATATCCGGTTTTGAATCGCCATTAAAGTCACCGACAGCAACCCCTTCCGGCTGCGTGCCGACAGCATATGTTACTTGCGTGGCAAAACTTCCAGTACCGGAACCAAGAAGTACCGAAACATTAGCATTGGAAGAATTCACAACGGCCAAATCCATTTTACCATCGGTGTTGAAATCACTTTTGGCAATGGCATAAGGTTGAGAACCAACTGCAACATTTGGTGCAGTGGAAAAGCTTAATTGAGCAAAAACAGAAGTTGTGCATAAGAATGCAACAACGCCGGTGAGTAAGTGTTGAGTAGTTGTTTTTTTCATAGGAATTGTGTGTTAGTAATCAAAAACAAAATTGAACTAGTTGAAATTACGTATTTTTATCTCAGTCGGATTTGTTTCATAACTGAATTCGTATTTTTTTTCGACCATCAGTATTTTTCCTTATGTGAATGGAAAAGCTGTAGTTTTACTGACCTATTTTTCATATATGATTCATACGCTTAAGGTTGGGCATTTGGCAGGGCATACAGCTGCAATTTATAATTTGAGCAAAGGTGCTCATCCGGCTGAAATTTTTTCGTGCGGAAGCGATCGCGTGCTCCTTAATTGGAATTTAAATTTAGGCGTGCCTCAAGTGATTGCAACATTCCCAATGGCCGTTTATTCTATTCTTTATATACACAGCAAACAGTTATTACTCGCCGGTTTGGCGGATGGTGGAATTTCGATTGTGGATTTGATTCAAAAAAAAGAAGTCAAAATATTACAACATCACCATGCTCCTATTTTTGATTTAACTTACAGTGCGGTAAATTCATGCATCGTTGCCGCTTCCGCTGATGGGGCCATTTCATTTATAGATGCTGAGACTTTAACATGTTTTAAAATTGTGAAATTGTGTACGGCAAAAATCAGAAACTTGGCATTAAACGCGGCCGAAACAGAATTGGCTGTAGCATGTGGAGATGGTTCTATACGACTGTTTGAAATGCAAAACCAAAAAGAAAAAATTAGCATTGAAGCGCATCAAGATTCCGCTAACTGTGTGTTATATCACCCAAATGGCAAGTTCCTGCTTTCGGGCGGAAAAGATGCACACTTGTGCGTATGGAAATGCACTGATACCGGCGAACTAATTCTTCACACAAAAATTCCTGCGCACAATTTTGCCTTATACTCACTTGCCTTTCATCCCGATGGAAATTATTTTGCAAGCGGGAGCCGCGATAAAACAATAAAGATTTGGGATGCACATACTTTTGAATTTTTGCTTCGAATAAACAAAGAAAACTACGAAGGGCATTTGAATTCGGTGAATAAGATTTTATGGACGTCCTACAAAAATTGGCTTATCTCTGCCGGTGACGATCGCGCAATATTGTTATGGGAGCTAATGGAGTGAGATAATTTTTAAGCGGTAATAGAAAACACAACCTATGTGCACTATGTGTCTATTGTGGTTAAAAAAAACTACAGCAATCAAATCGCAAGTTAAACCTACTTTTTCTTCTTACTCAAAAATTTAAATCGGCTGCTCACATCACCAAAGAAATCCATCGCTTTTTTGAGCCAATCAAAATAAAGTGAAATGGCAAGGAATAGCGACATGCTCCAAATGACCGATATATTTACCCAAAAGGTATCGAAGTATTGTCCAAATACCCGCTTTCGAGGTGCAAAGAAATGTGCACGAATGAGGCTGTTTTTTGGTGGATCTAAATAAACAGGATTTTTACGTTGAATTAATTTTCCATCTACTTCCACAATCTTATCAAAATCTTGTGCATTAGTTAATAGATCATCTAAACTTTTATTTACATATTTAAATTTCAACTCATTTAAGCGATTTTCACCGTCTTCACGCACTGTTGCAACCACCGCGCTATCCTTAGCAGAATAGGGCGAAACAATCAATTGCTCGGGCATTTTCTCCAAACTGTCGCGAAGTGTTGAATCGGTAGCAATTAAAAGTTTTCTTTTGCGTGCTTCCTGATATTTTTCAAGTGCGGTAGGTTGTTTTGACTCCACTTTTTTACCGGTATACAAATCCATTTGCAAAGGAGTAAGCGTAATCCCTTCGCTACCCAATTTGAAAATGGTTTGATTGGTTAAGGAATCCTTCTTAGCACGGTAAATATTTTCATTGCGAATAAAATACTTTTCCAATTTTTTGGAATTATAATCCTTTAATTTAGCTGAAACATTCAAATCAAATTTAGCCAAGTTGAGTTTATCCATATCACTGAATACAGGGCTATTTACATCCTTTTGATTGTGTAACTCATACTCATTTTTAAGCACGCCTAAATCGTATTCTAAATCGGCAATTTTTGATTTATCGCTACGTTCCTGAATATCGCGGTAAATATTTTCGCAATTGTCCACCTTGGCTTTTAGTGCTTTTAACCAATCATCTTTTCTAAAATTATAAACGTTTATGCTTTTATCGAGCAGGTAAAAATTCTTTTGAAATTCATTCTTCTTAAACTGATTTACTGCCAAAGCTTCAAATGCCCAACGAGAAGTCATTACTTCGCCCGACATAGGAACGGTGCCTTGTGTAGTAATTACCGGATTGAGTTTATCAAATTTTACAATTACACCGCTTAATAAAAGTTGTGGAATAATTAAAAAAGGAATTAAAATATAAATGGTAACCGCAGAATTAAAGCTGGCCGAAATATTTAATCCCAACATATTGGCAAAGCAGCTCGTGGTAAAGAGCACAAACCAGTAATCTAAATACATCCCATTAATTCCTAAGATAGTATTCCCGATAAGTATAAAGGACAGTGTTTGAATGGCAGATAGCACAAACATGATACTTACTTTAGAAAATAAGTAACTCCCTTTACTCAAATTCAAAAAGGATTCGCGCTTTAATATTTTTCGGTCGGCAATAATCTCTTCGGCACTCACGGTGAGGCCTATAAACAAAGCAACCACCACACTCATAAACATATAAGCAGGCATGTTTTCGTTTTCGTAATACACGTAGCCCGCTTTATTGGAAACGTCGCTTTTAAAATAGCGCACCAAATAGGAAAGAATTAAAGCCAATACCGGAGCTTCAAACAAGTTGATAAAAAGGTATTGTTTATTGGTAAGTTTTGAAAGCACATCACGGGTAATGAATACCAAGAATTGCTTTATTTTATTAGGGATACGGAATGTGCTTTTAGGAATTTCAGTTTCCACTTTTGCCGAATCCACTTCGGGCTCAAGCTTGCTTACATAAAACTCATTCCACTCCTTGGGTGATATTTTACGCGTTTGTGTTTGATCGCCATATTCATCCAATACTTTGGATTCGATGATGTTAAAAATTTGCTCCGGATTAACGTTTCCGCAGGTTACACATTCACTTTCATTGGCATTAACATGATTCACCAAGGTTTTGAAATAAATAATGGCTTCCACCGGATTTCCGTTGTAAATAGGATACCCACCCAAATCCAAAATGATGAGCTTATCAAACATCTTAAATATTTCGGAAGAAGGTTGGTGAATTACCACAAATACCAACTTTCCTTTAAGGGCAAGCTCTTTCAGCAAGTCCATTATATTTTCGCTGTCGCGGGATGAAAGTCCGGAAGTTGGTTCATCCACAAATAAAACTGAGGGTTCGCGTATTAATTCAAGGGCTATGTTTAATCGTTTGCGTTGCCCACCACTAATGGTTTTTTCTAAGGGGCTTCCCACTTTTAAATCACGCGTTTCGTATAAGCCAATGCTAGTAAGCAATTCGAGCACCACTCGTGAAATTTCGGGATCCGACAAATTATCGAAACACAGCTTTGCGTTGTAAAATAAATTTTGAAAAACAGTGAGTTGTTCAATCAATAAATCGTCTTGCGAAACGTGGCCGATAACACCTTCAATTTTATTTTTCTCGGTGTGGATATTGATGCCATTAATAAGCACTTCTCCGCTGGAAGGCCTGTCGTTACCGTTTAATATATTAAGTAAAGTTGATTTACCGGCACCACTCCCTCCCATAATCCCGATAAGGGTTCCCGACTCTTCAAACATGTTAAATTTTTGCAAGCCAATCTTGTCGTTTTTGAATCGAAACTCCAAGGATTTAGTTTGAAAAACAATTTTGGAAGCAGTGGTATCCGTCATAAAACAGCTGATGATATCGCTGTAATATATTGGTGAAACCTTGCTGCTGCGTATGGTTGATCCGGGAGTTAAAATGTGCACCTTATCCCCGGTAAGGATTTGGCCATTTAAATACAACTCACTTGTTCCAAAATAGCGTAGCACATACATGCTTACACTGGAAATTTGCAAAACACGTATTTCACCGCTCAGCGTATCCACACACAAGTGGCGACTGCGATCTTCATGTCCTTCTTTTTTATTGTCGATTAACAGTAAATTACTGGAATCGGAGAAGTCGTTCTTACTACTATTGATAAAGGCAGAGCAACGAATAAACTCCTGGTCTTCGATATTAAATACATCGGAAACAGTTTTAACAAATTCGAGTTCTTGCTCGCTGGTTTCTTCGTTAGAATTGATGAACTCAATTAAACGAATAAGCACCACCACTTTTTGTTTTTGAGTAAGCTCTTTGTTAATCTCGGTGCAAATTTTAAGCACCTTAACAGAATTTACGGAGGTTTTCTTTTTTCGTTTTTCGCTGTCGCCTCCCCCTTGGAGTTTTTCTACAAACTCATCAAAGAGCTTGAGGTATTCATCTACCAACTCCTGATTGAGTTGCTGTTTTAAAAAAGATTGAACAATATTTCTACCTGAATTGGTAACTCCATCCACTTTTGCAATAATTGCAAAAAGTTGCATGAGGGCTTTTAATATACGTTCACTCATTTTTTAATACATTTAAAAGTTTTGCGAAAAAAAAAAGACATTACTACACAAGGTAGAATGTCTTTTAAGAGTTTGGCGAAAAAATTATTGTTTGAAACTGATGAGCAATACTGCACAGCCTGAAGTTGCGCTGGTTTTATTCAACTTAGCTTCCATGGTAACTTCCATAGTATTGGTAAATTTAAAATCCCAATACGGTGAATTCATTTGGTCGGCATTGCTAAACAATACATTTCTTTCTTTGTCAAATAATTCAAAAGTTAAGTTGCCATCCGACAATCCGCTACAAGCGGCAATACGGTATTGAGAACCACCATAAAACGTTGCATGAAACTCAGCCACTTCTTTATCCAACAAAAGCGCACGGTATTGTTGTCCATCTGAAATATACTGGTTAGTTAAATTCTTAACACAAGCATTAGCTATGGTATCACATTGTGCGTTTGCTTTATTAGCAAGTACCAACACACAAAAAACGAAAGCAATTTTTGTAAGGATATTTTTCATTTGTTTTTTTTGTTTTTAATGGTCAAATGGATATAGTATCAATCATGTGTAATGACAGTTACAATCCTGCTTATCCAACGATTAAGGTTCTGATATGATTAATTTTTTCGGTTATGGTTTTAAGTTGTGCTTCTGTAATAACTACTTCCGATTTACTGTTAATAGTTGTTACCTTATTTGTTACATCGGTAGTTGGCGCGATGAAAGTGTATTTTTCTTCAATTCCATCAAAATCATACGCTAAATCAATTAGTGCATCTACAAACTCGGTATACTCAGGTTGCTGATAATACGGAGTAAGTAATTTGATAAGGTTATCTAAGGATGATTTTTGTTCTCCAATACGGTTGGCAATGTCTTGATTGGGTTTTGATTTTACTAAACTGGTAGTAAAATATAAACTTTCAACCCATCCACCGGCAATAATTAAAGCACTAACATCCGTTCTTTCGTTATCTTTTAAATAAGAATCGCTTGCGCGGTATGCTGCAGAAGTCATTCCCAATAAGGAATCCTTGTTAGCTAAGTTCCCTTCAAAACGTTTCATTAAGGATGCGTCAAAAGCACCGGAAACGCCAATATCATCGGCTAATTTTTTTACCACTTTCAAATAACCAATTGCATCCTGAGGTTGCTCATAAATAGTAACATAACCTAAGTCAGCACCATACACGCCAAGATTCAAGGCCTTTTTATAATTGGTTGAATAAGAAGTGCTTTTGCTCGCTTGGTTAAGAATTTCTTTTGTGTAGTTAGCACCCAGCTTTTTTAGTAAGAGCGACGTTTCAATTGGCGATGGAATGCTAAAAAGTGCTCCATTTACATTCACCAAATTTGTTTTGGTGCTGTCAACAGCCACCACGTCCTCACTACTTTTTTCTTTGTCGCCACCACCGCAGCTATATA
This portion of the Bacteroidota bacterium genome encodes:
- a CDS encoding T9SS type A sorting domain-containing protein, whose amino-acid sequence is MSNSNTVGRELYVTDGTLAGTSLLSNINAGAGSGINTSIDFSYSNGSTMYFVATNNGTTYELWKTDGTTAGTIKLTNQGGTSNGIGQWNAVNGKYVFSMSNSNTVGRELYVTDGTLAGTSLLSNINAGAGSGINTSIDFSYSNGSTMYFVATNNGTTYELWKTDGTTAGTIKLTNQGGTSNGIGQWNAVNGKYVFSMSNSNTVGRELYVTDGTLAGTSLLSNINAGAGSGINTSIDFSYSNGSTMYFVATNNGTTYELWKTDGTTAGTIKLTNQGGTSNGIGQWNEVNGKFVFSMSNSSTVGRELYVTDGTLAGTSFLSNINAGTGSGINTANDFSYSNGSTMFFVATNNGTNYELWKTDGTAIGTVKASNIGGTSNGIGQWNLVNGNYIFSMSNPGTYGRELWVLTGIATMSEELKDPFGWFPYPNPFNDKLYIRTEKSLQNEVYKISDNSGRNVLSGYISDNENSIQVNTLSSGLYFLELGEPRKQTFKVVKQ
- a CDS encoding WD40 repeat domain-containing protein; the encoded protein is MIHTLKVGHLAGHTAAIYNLSKGAHPAEIFSCGSDRVLLNWNLNLGVPQVIATFPMAVYSILYIHSKQLLLAGLADGGISIVDLIQKKEVKILQHHHAPIFDLTYSAVNSCIVAASADGAISFIDAETLTCFKIVKLCTAKIRNLALNAAETELAVACGDGSIRLFEMQNQKEKISIEAHQDSANCVLYHPNGKFLLSGGKDAHLCVWKCTDTGELILHTKIPAHNFALYSLAFHPDGNYFASGSRDKTIKIWDAHTFEFLLRINKENYEGHLNSVNKILWTSYKNWLISAGDDRAILLWELME
- a CDS encoding T9SS type A sorting domain-containing protein, giving the protein MKKTTTQHLLTGVVAFLCTTSVFAQLSFSTAPNVAVGSQPYAIAKSDFNTDGKMDLAVVNSSNANVSVLLGSGTGSFATQVTYAVGTQPEGVAVGDFNGDSKPDIVTANFLSDNISFLSGTGSGTFNAAVSFATGTRPAFVATGDFNGDGNLDVVSANSTANNLSVLLGNGLGSFSAAVNYATGTQPIHVLVYDFNGDTFLDLVSCNTTSNNFSILLGTGTGTFGAASNVATLAGPFSGAAADVNGDLNIDLIIVCSTAAKASVMLGNGNGTFGAATNFDVGTAPTGIDIADANADGKLDLAVTNYSSNSLSLLFGNGLGSFTEQPRYSTGANPFRVISHDFNADSKLDYAIVNYASGSVSMMLGATAGKLVAAPNYKGAQGTLDLESADFNGDSKLDVVTCNFDNNSVSFLAGDGLGGFGTNSNFAVGTNPFAIAVADFNGDTKMDVVVTNSGSNTLSLLIGNGAGSFAAAVNFATGNFPTGIVTGDFNGDLAADVVVTNYSDNTFSFYAGNGLGSFAARVNFSTALGPNSVTKGDFNNDTFLDIATANYDAGNVSVRLGNGAGSFGAVTNFAVGTFTYDISTADFNADGNADITVANSGSNNMSVLIGNGAGSFASTVNYSTGILPYSVTTADYDLDGYADIAVANATSATVSVFINNQDGTFATAVNQFSGVGSSGIVSALVNADSKSDLLVANYNNSNFTVLLNTSINYITSLTLGSCGTTLGTLYDQIFITTIPGATDYRYKVVNVGLSFNNTFNRNQPANDFRMMWAPGVLFGNTYKVSISAKVGGLWYSYGPICNVTLGPFPTTQLSVGSCNSIITDLNTQLFSDVIHGANDYEYRIVNVAQAYDHNWRRMNSNRDYRLVWAHDNSIPTLLYGYTYDVQVRALVGRTQTLPGVWGTFGPVCTVTVGATPATQLVVPTSCNTSVTSLSDQIFSVPVPGASNYQYRISNVGQGLSTVVYRNSGNTDYRLSWVPTVGGNGIRYSTTYDVEVSPKIGNAFGAYGAVCTVTTPATPLTSLQPAYCSSYLLPTFSSNVFVTAVPGASMYSYHVTGPAGYNKTFYNFNSNTMWQFSRTYGCCGVQNMLPSTTYSVAVASNTGGVWSAEGPACTVVTPAVIPRYSDAEINNLAEEQTGVELNILANPCKGNEVSLSFSGLMNGPTEIALRIFDLQGKLVYQAKIEAGSESTANIKPELTFASGIYTVEAQVNNTQVHKKLVVE